DNA sequence from the Liolophura sinensis isolate JHLJ2023 chromosome 1, CUHK_Ljap_v2, whole genome shotgun sequence genome:
ATCCAAGACTTTTATAGTTATCGACTGCAGAAAATAAGGTGTTAAATCATAATATGTTCTGGCCTGCTAAAACTGGTACCGATGTCCTAATACTTCCATGAATGATTTCAAACACGCTCTAATCCCATGCAAGTCAAACCGTTGCCGCATGAGTCGCCTTTACGTCGTTATTGGCCACTTTTACTTCGTTATTGGTCATTTTCACTTCCTCTTGTTGATTGCCATTTGCCGTTTTTATCCATGAGCTTTGTGTGTACTAATCGTTTCACGTGACAGGAAATTGATTCCGCTGGAGTTTGTGGAGTTACGTCAATTCATTCATGAACCAGCTTTAATCAGTGAACATCCCAGGATGGGCTCGTCGGTGAACCAACACATCAACCTCTTCTTCACAAATGCCATGCACAGATTTACtctacaatttattttatttatttatgtgattgatgttttatgccgtactcaagaatgtttcacttatacgacggcggccagcattatggtgggtggaaaccgggcagtgcccggggaaaacccacgaccatccgcaggttgctcacagaccttcccactgtcggccggagaggaggccagcataagctggacttgaactcacagcgaccgcattggtgagaagcttctgggtcattacgctgcgcttagcgcgctaaccaactgagccacggaggcactcCAATTGACTCTACAAGTTGACTGCAACATGAAACTGAAGGTTAAGGCGCCTGCAGACGATTATTTGTCAACAATGCATAGAAGAAATATTCCAGACCTTCTAGGGTAATAAGGTTCCGATTTCCGAGAAATTTTAATGGATCATAATCTCCATTTGCTCAAACCATTTACTAACGTAGAGTCCGTATGCGGTTTGGATGTCCTGATCGAATCGTTACTAAATTTGCGTACTTCAGCGTTCCATTTTCTGAATGAAGAAACACTGGTGACATGATCTTTGATAGGCTGTAACTTCAAGTGACATGATCTCCAAGGCTTTAAGCTGAGAAGTATTGTCTACGATGACCAATGCAATTAAAGGTGGCATTTCATGcaaattgtgtaccagtacATTTTGGAAGGTAAATTTGTTTGTACCATTGTATTTTGGTATTTAGAATTCCATTTTGTTTGTACATACCAATGTATTTGCTTTTAATGTTATAATGCTTATTTTGCCTACATGAACTGGAGTGCTGaggttaatttttttccttttatccGGAATATTTGGAGGATTTGCACTGAGAGGTTTTTACCTATACATAAATTGGTTTGATTTGTGAATGAAGCGAGTATATGCGTGAGTGCAGGTATATGGAGACAAAACGTGGACAGTGGGTCAAATTCGTTTCTGGTATTTGAATATATTATTGAATAAATGCTTAGTTATAACAATACTGTTTTCTCTGTGTTCCTTACATTGAGTGGGATGGGGCGATATTAGCCTTACAATTTATTGAGTGTATTCACATATCCTAATTAATTATATGCTACCAAATCCCACGCCATATTATTCTCTATATTCGAATATTGATTGGCTTGAACTTTCGTTTTGGGGAAACGTATTGTTCAAAGATTACATACCGCATGATGTCGCCGCATTCTGGAAGGTCAGTCAACATGTTCATTGTTTTTGTACAATTCACTGGTGGTTCTTGAACCATCGCTAGACGTACATCTCCGTTTTGACGGTCGCCAATTAATGGCCACACATTACCGGAGACTGTCGCTTTGCCATTTATGTGCAACTTGAAAGTTGATCTCCGAGCGTTTTCCCGTATATAGACATCTGTAACCTCGCTACCCAGGAGTCAATTACCAAGGCGGTAGCCGTGCAGCTCACACaggcttcctctgcggtcgtacgtcggaaggtcttgcagcaaccggcggatggtccaGGGTTATGTCCGGTTTCCAACCATGACAAGGTGgacaccgtcgcataagtgaaatattcttgaaaacgacatgaacaccaatcaaacaaatatagtCTTGTCAGTGTAAACCTGCTATGTGTGAAGTTCGCATTGGTCCTCCGACCGTCGCCAGGTAAATGTATACCCAGCCTAACAATCTCGGTATGCTATCAGTATATAAACTTGCCTGCCATCAGGTTTATATATCCTAATTTGCTGGCCATTGTTGATTTATGGCCGCCTGATGTCGCTGTTACATTCACATGATATCGCTTCGGTGACCCaatggttagagcgcccgcCTCGAAATCTGGAGACCCGGGATTAAACCCCgcttgggtcataccaaagactttaaaaatggtacttggtTCCTCGATTCTCGCTCAGCACTGAGCAACGAAACTGGTTGTCAGTAGAATTtgactgggggggggggggggggagggggtcatgtctggtgtcttcggcatgatacttaagtGGCGGCAGCACATAGGCGGCATGGACTTTCCATGTCATAAgacgacacagtatatgtatatcgCCGGGAATAGAACCATCCCTATCCCGAGTAAGTGGATATTTGTCATCCACACGTTAAATGAAAAACACTAGACCAGGTGTacatatgcatcgataaagtacCGCCACTCGCCCCCACCCATGGAGTTTGAAAACCATAActatgtttttgtgatgtttcaCAACGGACATATTGAAGTTAAAAGTAAGCAACTTTATACACATTGAGACTATCGccgtcattttatttttataaccagAGGAGGCAGCCTTTTTCGCTTCGGTCATCctaaccctgttttgccttttaaccacgcgtcatcgtgtttccggttgctctaacatgATGTATCACATGGCCTTGTAAGAAATCTTAACTAAAAGATGACATAGAATTACTAAGCGCATCAGAAAAATGCTTCTGTGGCCAAGCCTTTCCTATATATCTCCGGTTATACTATTGATACAACGACAGGTTGTCGCCAGGTGTGCGTAAATATACAGGGGATATCTGAGTGACCTCTACATGTAGACTTCAGATTGTCACCGGGTGTGCATGGATATCCAGGCGATGTCTGTGTGACCTCCACAGGTGGGCCTCAGATCGTCGCCTGGTATATGGCCATCTGTATATCGAAAATGTGAGTGTGCCATCCACACGTTGACCTCCGACCGTCACCAGGTGTCTGAGTGACCTCCACATCTGGACAACGGATCGTCACCTAGTGTACATCGATATCCAGGCGATGTCTGAATGACCTCCACATGTGGACCTCAGATGGTCACCTGGTATATGGGCATCTGTATCCCGACGATGTGACCATGTCATTCACATGTGAATCTCAGATTGTCACCTGGTGTGCATGGAGATGCATATGATGTCTGAGTGACCTCAGCATGTGGACATCAGATCGTCACCTGGTATATGGCCATCTGTATCCCGACAATGTGAGTGTATTATCCTCACGGTGACCTTTGACCGTCATCAGGTGTGCATGGATATCCGAGCGATGTCTGAGTGACCTCCACATGCGGACCTTAGATGGTCACCTGGTGTTCATGGATAGCGTTGTCTGAGTGACCTCCACATGCGGACGTCAGAACGTCACCAGGTGTGCATGGATAGCGATGTCTGAGTGATCTCCACATGCGGACGTCAGATCGTCACCTGCTGTGCATGTATAGCGATGTCTGAGTGACCTCCACATGCGAACCTCAGATCGTCACATGCGAACATCAGATCGTCACCTGGTATATGCGCATCTGTATCCCGACAATATGGGTGTGCCATCAAGTTGACCTCCGACCGTCACCACGTGTGCATGGATATACAGGCGATGTCTGAGTGACCCCCACATACATGTGGACCTCAgatcgccgtactcaagaatatttcacttatacgacggaggaaacccacgaccatccgcatacCTTCCCGCGTgcggccagaaaggaagccagcgtgagttggacctgaactcacagcgaccgcatacaTATAGTTTTGAGTTACTCataacatgttttaaatgatgaCTGCATCTTGGTTTAGACTGATTATGGACGGACTATATAATAGGGGTTCAGATTTGTTCTTCATCGAGGCATATCTTAAACCAGACATAATGGCATTAATTTGAAGATGTTGGCATTGGATTTTGTATCTGAGAGTCAATGTGTAGCTAAAGACTAGTGCATGAAGACTGCCTCCTTTATCATAGGGAAAGagacatgtttgtttttgtattcaGGCAGCCTGTACGGGGGATTGAAGAGGTAGACCAATAAACTTGTCACACCGGCCTTTTCGAAGCCTTACTTACTTTAAATTAATAGATGACGTTGCATATCTACCCAtgctatgtacatttatgaacaACCCTCCAAAGATCGAACTCTCAATGAACAGTTACTGGCTTTCAGCTCGACCCCTCGTTGACCTGTTTACTTCCAACTTACCTGAAGTCCTCCTCATTCGTTCGCTGGTCTGTGTTTTGTCCTGTGTCAATAAGCTATTGTTCAGTGACTGGCGTATGTCCGCCAGTTCCGCTGTGTAGACCGTAAAGCATGCATTTTATTGTGGGTATATAGTACCTGCCGTAGTTAAGGTAGTCTAACGAAGGTTCCTGACCCATCGAGAAGTCTACACACTGGCTCTACATACTTAAATATACTTCACGGACCGTATTCTGTGATAAATAAAAACTGGAGTTATTATTCTCTGGGTCGCTGACGTGTGTATGGCATTAAAATAATTGGAATGCCGAACATGCATTTAACTAGACAGTGCAAAAGGTCACGTGTTTTGCATAAATGCAAAGCTTCAAAAAATTTTTGAATGCATTTTCTGGAAGCCAACATATTCGAATTATCTTGTTTTGTGAGTCTTATATTGGATTGGTTATATAGAGGCCTACATATTTCACCCTACAGCTAATAAATGAGCACCATCTCTGCCGAAAGCATGCCAGTTCCAACTTAAAAACTTCCCTTGTTTGCTTTTGTTGTACACTGGTACTTGTGAACTACATGAATTATGTATTCGCGTTTGCCTATATACGCTGAATAGGTAATACGACACAGGGAAGTCTAACCCGGGCACAGCTGGGAAACGGTTCCTAACATAAACAGGCTATGTGCCCAATAGAGCcaggataaaataaaaatacccTTTTGTTCGTTCTATGATGTTCTTGTGTGCCATTTTGAGTTTGGGTCAGAATATAGGTGTATTCTCATATTTCTATAGTTCAGGTATATTGGCCAAACTGTAGATGAGTATATGGCAAGCAAAATGAACTTCAGATAATTCATATCCCCGGTTAAGTATGCAGAACTAATGAGGAGTTATTACACGGAAACCAGCGTGACAGGGAGTACTTATGGTCTAGTGGTTAAGGCTGCTCTCTGTCCAATCGTATGGACACACGAGgagtgggttcaaacctggtctTAGCTGGTAAATTGTTTAGATTTCACCCCTTGCACTGTTTTTTGATGACAAGTGTTAGACGACAATTATGTGGTAGTTTGAGCAGTGTAACGCTTGTTGAAGATAACTTctcctccaccaatatggcgtgagTATCTGTATGCCACATGTGGGAAATCCAGATAGTAACTTGTCTgtaaggttagtggtttaccccTGGCACTCTGAGGGtccctccatccataaaaatgaCAGCAATCGATCGAATAAGCGAAAAATTTGGAATTATGGCATCAATCAAcggtcaaataaacaaatacatataaaccAAAGCGTGACAGATGTACATACCAAATCAAAGAGTGTGATACAAGACAGTGTAGATGGCGGTATATGAATGAGAAAAACTTTCCAAGAGGCAATTTTAGGTACGATAGCCAATCGACAAATTGTTTTATATCCCTAGTCAAAGGAATGAAACCTAATTTACCAAATACTATAACAACTCAGGGTTATTTGTGGCTCAGAACATTTTAGTCCCCCgccttccccctcccccccccccccccccacacacacacaaagaaaaaaaaacctggtaCATTGTTGAAGCTCTTCTTATATGAAATGTTCCCCTTTATCTACCATATGCATTTTGAAGGAGTGGGTCATAGCTTATTGTTAAACGTCTTTTGGTTTATCGAGGATTGACTTTCAATTCCGTATTTATCCTAATATCATTGTCAGCATTTGTAACTTGAAGtaaatgtcagatttatttatttatttgattggtgcttttacgccgtagtcacgcccatccgcaggttgctgacagaccttctcacttacggccggagagaaagccagcatgagctggacttgaactcacagcgacagcattggtaaTAGGCTCgagggtcattacgttgcgctaacgcgctaaccaaatgagccacggaggcctccgtGTATGCCAAAGAAaaggccattaaacactgtccaagaaaatagttaGATTTCTTTTATTAGAtcttttcaacctagtaaaatgcattcaaCTGGGCCTCTTCTGACCATATTAGAGCAAGGTTTTTGCCACTCAACACACATAATCTGCTAGATTTCATTTGTCTATGTCAAGCAAGATATACAGATATGACGTTACTGATACCCTCCGGGTCACTGCAAACCACCTTACAGCCTGCTGTTCTAAATCTATTTTATTAGGttggaaagaaaataaattgaactattttcctgaacagtGTGTGGTGGTCTctcatctgatatatattttattataggATTATATACTTGATAGATCGATGTAAGACCCCGTTTTCTCTGTGATAGCAGCACTGACAAACGTGTCCACTTTCGAATGCATTATGATTATTAAGCAGTTGTGTATAAATTTTCCTCTGATTTCCTTTTGTGGAATACAATTTGTGGAGAAGACTTTACTCCTTATCGCAAACATGTTTAAACAATGACGACAACAAAACACTGCATGGCAAGCAAATATATAGATTTTCAGTCTCTTTTGCATATAACAAAGCTATGTCAGTCTGTTTAATCCGGATATCACACATTTTTCGATGCACATATCAGACATGTAACGTTTTGTCAGACGGACAAAAAATTAGTTAATATACTTTTGCCAGAGTGCTTCAGATAAATCTGAAATTAACCACTTGGTCATGAAAATGTAATTCACAATATCTTTAAATCTAATAAAATCGCCAAGAGTTTACAAAAATTACCCTCTGTCCCGACGAGACATGAATTTCCgctattttgtcattatttgttCATCAtctgccacacacacacacgtattcACTGAAGCTATCCATTAACGTTTATTTCCGGTAGAACCGTATTTCTGAGCCAGGACGAGCCCTGTTGCTCAGAGACTATGTTTGTTGTCTGTGATTTGGACCTAGTCACGTTGTTAGAGTTTCTCTTAGAGCCACGCCTGTCTTTACTTGCAGGTCTAACCTCCTCGATGACGGTCAGCCTACCTTTCTGTGTGTCTCGGCGGTCCAATCGGGACCTCCGCGATCTGTCACCACGCTTCTTGCCCATCACAATGGCTAACGAAGATACTTTGGGTTTCTTTGGTTTCGGTATCACATCCGGTACAATCTCAGGCCTCTCTGCCGATTTTCGAAACGATCCGGAAGTTTGTGTGACAAGAACTTCCAGCATTGAGCTAAGGCTTTCCAGAACGCTCAGTTCAGATTTGTCCACACTCTCACttttgtggaaatgtttaaCTCTCCGCCCTTTCTCAGTCATGTCCATGAGGCTGTATGTCAGTTTATGAGCAGATTGGCCAATGCTGCTACTTGTCCCCCTGTCTAACAGATTTTCCGGTAAACTTCTGTTACTCAAAGAGGTGGACTTTCCGTCTGGAGTAAGCTCTGATAAAATAGCGCTCTCCCCTTCCTCTGTTGGAATCGGTGGCAGTCTTTCCCCATTCAGATCCTTCCGTTTGATTGGTAAACCATAGCTTCTCTGAAGCCGAGGTGCTCGCCCTAGCACCTTGGTCCATGCGATTTCTTTTCTCAGATGCTCTAAACGTTCACCCTGTCTTTCCTTTCTCCCTATTTGACTCCATTCGGAACCCGTCTTGAACCAGACGGGATCTCTTCGGTGAGGGCTCGCACGACCATCTTGTTTAAGGACTTGGGCAATCTCATAATGACCAAGGCGTCGAGCTTGCATGTATGGTGTGAGACCAAGACGATTCGGAATGTCGACAGACACATGAAACTTGTCGAAAACTTCGATCAGCATTCGGACAATATCCATTGAACCTGTCATGACTGCGTGATGTAGTGCTGTTGTGCCGTCAACGTCCATCTCGGTGATATCAAATTCTCCGGCATACTCGTCCAGCAAATACCTCGTTTCCTCACAACGTGCCAATACACAGGCCCAGAGAAGACAGTTTCTCTCCAAAGCAACATCCTTTGTTAAAGGGTTAGCTCCTTGTCTAATTAGATATTTGAACATTCTAAAACGCCGATCATCATCTGGTATATGCAGCGTCGCGATGAGGACGGTGTGGCCATACTGGTTCCGGGAGGTGATCTTGGCACAGCAGTTCTGAAGGAGATACTTCAGTTTTTTGTATTGGCACTTGGAGATGGCCTCAAATAGTTTCCTTACTAAAGGCGACAGGTGTGGGCCCGATGTTTCGTCCACCGAATGTGGCCATTTGGCAGGCTTGTCGGGGTACCTTTCTAACTTCACCATGTCTGACTGCTCTTCAAATCTGTATATTCAATGTCCTCACAGCTTGGTGGACCGGtgtacattcatatatatatatatatgtatatatatatatatatgtacaagctcCTGTCAATTGGGCAATCTCCTCAGACAAACATGACCTCTGTCGGCGCCCTAAGGTGTCCAAAGACAAACACTGGCCAATAAAATACCTGTAAAATGACGCCCGGCTTCTTGTCGAATATATATGAAAGATTGACAGCTGGTGTTGATTGCAAACAGGAGTAGAGTTTGTATACTCTAACCAACGGAAGTTTGAGGGCCTCTCAGTGGGAGCCAGGTTTAACAAAAGTCAACTTAACCCCCTGACTCGTCGTGCTTTCAGTGGACGCCAGTAGCGACTGGTCGGCAGTATGCGTCAGTGTAGAGCCATATCCGTTATCTTGATTGACACTTATCCGGGCCAAACCATGGCCCCGTTGAAAGGTATAGAGTGGCGCACAATTACACCTTGTCCGCCCAAACACTCCAGTTGCCCTCTAACTCTTATATCCGCGCTCGAATGGACGCATGCATCGTTCTTTGTAGACGAGGCTCTTAAACACCCAGTCACAACTTCAGCGCAAAAGAAAATCAGCCAAAAGTTCAGCGCAGCCCAAGTCAGACAGACGCGTATATTCTTCAGTTATTTCGTACTGGACCCCAAACAGATAGCAAACACAACCCCAAATACCGCGTGGTGAAGAGTGTTATACGTGGATTGTACCACAAGGTGTCAATAAGCCCGTTTTCTCCGTGCAACTGCCCACAAAAGAATACTAAAGTTGCTATTTACTAACAGAGAAGGCACAAAGGGACGCAAACCACGATATCGATTGGAGAGACCAGCTCTATTGGAGCCAATCGGAGCATGGCGAACGCGCTAATAAACAGTCTAACTCAGCTCACGATATGCgtgcttttttttcaaaagggCAACCCATTGTCTGAAATTGGAAGTTACATGCACCAagaaaagtttaatatttagTAGCTAGCAGTTCATTATACAAGCCGATATATATTTTGTCGTATATTCTAACTATGGTCTATATTAGCTGACGTTGCTATATACGTTTATGACAGACCATTTGCTGGGTTATTAAGCTGGCCAACCCTTTCCTGGCTATATATAAAGTCTGCTTTCTGCTCGCTATCGATCACGGCGGTGTAGTTGGTGGTGACGGGCCAGTTCCTCTGATGTAATGGTATAGCATTGTGTACAACGCGCAGCcaacattaaacattaacaaGCTTGTAAAAGCCCTATACAGCATAACCGGAGAggaaaatatattattaatgtCTGCATAGTGTAACATTTTGTTGACCACCTAGCTCGTTCAGAACGTTGTAAATACCGAACCAAAGCAAACTGCATTTCATTCGACAAGACCTGATATTCCATTTATACACGATCCTGCAAGGCACTATCAAACATATTGCTTCCTATATCACTTACATAGGAATTATGAATCAGAttcatataagtgacatatatatatatacatacataaggAGTAACGGCCACAGCGGCTCTTTGTACACATGCTATGTAAATGAAtggctaatatatatatatatatatatatatatatatatatatatatatatatatatatatatatatatatatatatatatatatatatatatatatatatgcatgttttcattaattttaacgGGATGTTTCAAGATTTTCAATAGAAACgatattttattcataaaatgaaAGTTAATAGTCATACAATTCCAGTATATGGTGAACGATGATAAACTACGACTCCCCCATGCCTCAACCAACTTTCCAACCAACATTTCCCCAACACTGCAGACTTCCCCACCCGACTCACCCATGCCTCAACCAACTTTCCAACCAACATTTCCTCAACACTGCAGACTGTCCCACCCGACTCACCCATGCCTCAATCAACTTTCCAACCAACACTTCCCCAACACTACAGACTTCCCCAACACTACAGACTTCCCCACCCGACTCCCCTATGCCTCAACCAACTTTCCAACCAACATTTTCCCAACATTACAGGCTGCCCCACCCGACTCCCCCATGCCTCAACCAACTCCAATTAACATTTCCCCAACACTACAGACTTTCCCACCCGACTCCCCCAAGCCTCAACCAACTTTCCAACCAACATTTCCCCAACACTACAGACTGTCCCACCCGACTCACCCTTGCCTCAATCAACTTTCCAACCAACATTTCCCCAACACTACAGACTTCCCCAACACTACAGACTTCCCCACCGACTCCCCTATGCCTCAACCAACTTTCCAACCAACATTTTCCCAACATTACAGGCTGCCCCACCCGACTCATCCATGCCTCAACCAACTTTCCAACCAACATTTCCCCAATACTACAGACTTTCCCACCCGACTCCACCAAGCCTCAACCAACTTTCCAACCAACATTTCCCCAACACTACAGACTGCCCAACCCGACTCCCCCATCCCTCAACCAACTTTCCAACCAACATTTCCCCAACACTGCAGACTTCCCCACCCGAGTCACCCATGCCTCATCTAACTTTCCAACCAACATTTCCCCAACAATACAGACTTCCCCACCCGACTCACCCATGCCTCAACCAACTTTCCAACCAACATTTCCCCAACACTACAAACTTCCCCACCCGACTCCCCCATGCCTCAACCAACTTTCCAACCAACATTTCCCCAACACTACAGACTTCCCCACCCGACTCACCCATGCCTCAACCAACTTTCCAACCAACATTTCCCCAACACTACAGGCTGCCCCACCCGACTCACCCATGCCTCAACCAACTTTCCAACCAACATTTCCCCAACACTACAGAATTCCCCACCCGAGTCACCCATCCCTCAACCGGCTGTCCAACCAACATTTCTCCGACACTGCAGACTGCCCCACCCGACTCACCCTTGCCTCAACCAACTTTCCAACCAACATTTCCCCAACACTACAGACTGCCCCACCCGACTCACCCATGCCTCAATCAACTTTTCAACCAACATTTCCCCAACACTACAGACTGCCCCACCCGAGTCACCCATCCCTCAACCGGCTGTCCAACCAACATTTCTCCAACACTGCAGACTTCCCCACCCGACTCACCCATGCCTCAACCAACTTTCCAACCAACATTTCCCCAACACTGCAGACTTCCCCACCCGACTCACCCATGCCTCAACCAACTTTCCAACCAACATTTCCCCAACACTACAGACTGCCCAGCCCGGTTCACCCATGCCTCATCCGGCTGTCCAACCAACATTTCCCCAACACTACAGACTGCCCCACACGACTTCCCCATATGTCAAACAACTTTTGCACGCCATATTTTCCCCGTATACGACAGCTTCCCTCCACCCGACATTTTCCCAACGCTAGACTTTCCCCATCTGATATTTCCCCAACTACAAACCGTCTTCGCCATTCTACACCTATATATTTTAAGATACATTGAGTAACATATAgtcaataaattaaatttgCTGGCTGCAACTTTCACGTTGTAtatgtgttgtatttttttttatcagtggcGGAATTGCCATCTGCATCTGTGGCGATGTTCGTTTCCTCTTTTATCTCGGCGTACATGAAATCGCTATCCGTGACGCACACACCTGTTATAGTTCACATATCATGCATCGTTAATTGATCTTTCAGTCTATAGCTGCGCGTGGAAGTGAATATTTTGCTTAGATACCTACGTTGACGCtatgtgtttaataaaactagTCAAGGCGTCGATCTAtacgtacacatgtataatgcaaGTATTTCAGGGGATAGATCATCCCTATTGGGTCATCTTTGGTTAACCGATAAAGGAACAAGGAGACCtacgtatataggcctatagatgTGATACTGGGTAATTTAATAGGCACACAAGGTAAGAGTGAATAGCGAGCTATCAAATAGTCATTTAGCTGACTGTGTTACTTTCTCAGTTATAGCTTGCATAACCCAGTCTAGAATGCCAGAGACAACCTGGTAAAGATTAGCACTTAATCCAACCTGGAATGCCAGACACAACCTAATAAACATCAGCACTTCACGCGCGTGCACCTACCGATATATCTTTAAACTTGAGTCAATAGGTTATCTGTTGTAGATTGTACGACCAGATTATATGTGTCGGTATAACTGATCACCCAGAGATCAATACAGCGCGAATTTCACATGGCTCTGCTTGGTAAACATCGGTTTTTTCTTTGTCATACAGATCAGAAATTGAGGATCCACACAGCAGTGTAATCGGAGCACGTGGTGTTGCCCTAGACGCTGGCACCTTATAACCTCACATCGATTTCTCTACATCCGTTATTTGCGCTAATGTCAAATGCGCAGGTATAGAACTTTCTCTCTGCCTCGTGTCACGGACACCAAGTCACGTCTATGTGTGACAGTTAAAGGCTTTACCAAATGGATTGTGTACAGACTGCGGGAATCATATACATTCACACGTACAATTCATCGATTTCTAATGATTTTTGTCTCGTTGTCCTTGCAAACATGGTAACGTTAGATAACTGGTACCGGTACTTCAGATCATCGGAACACTGGCTTAATGCCTTGTATATGGATGTAAGGGTGTACTTAGTGCTTCTGTTAAAAATAGCTTTCAAAATATGTACGCAATTGCAT
Encoded proteins:
- the LOC135461839 gene encoding uncharacterized protein LOC135461839; this encodes MVKLERYPDKPAKWPHSVDETSGPHLSPLVRKLFEAISKCQYKKLKYLLQNCCAKITSRNQYGHTVLIATLHIPDDDRRFRMFKYLIRQGANPLTKDVALERNCLLWACVLARCEETRYLLDEYAGEFDITEMDVDGTTALHHAVMTGSMDIVRMLIEVFDKFHVSVDIPNRLGLTPYMQARRLGHYEIAQVLKQDGRASPHRRDPVWFKTGSEWSQIGRKERQGERLEHLRKEIAWTKVLGRAPRLQRSYGLPIKRKDLNGERLPPIPTEEGESAILSELTPDGKSTSLSNRSLPENLLDRGTSSSIGQSAHKLTYSLMDMTEKGRRVKHFHKSESVDKSELSVLESLSSMLEVLVTQTSGSFRKSAERPEIVPDVIPKPKKPKVSSLAIVMGKKRGDRSRRSRLDRRDTQKGRLTVIEEVRPASKDRRGSKRNSNNVTRSKSQTTNIVSEQQGSSWLRNTVLPEINVNG
- the LOC135482366 gene encoding mucin-2-like produces the protein MINYDSPMPQPTFQPTFPQHCRLPHPTHPCLNQLSNQHFLNTADCPTRLTHASINFPTNTSPTLQTSPTLQTSPPDSPMPQPTFQPTFSQHYRLPHPTPPCLNQLQLTFPQHYRLSHPTPPSLNQLSNQHFPNTTDCPTRLTLASINFPTNISPTLQTSPTLQTSPPTPLCLNQLSNQHFPNITGCPTRLIHASTNFPTNISPILQTFPPDSTKPQPTFQPTFPQHYRLPNPTPPSLNQLSNQHFPNTADFPTRVTHASSNFPTNISPTIQTSPPDSPMPQPTFQPTFPQHYKLPHPTPPCLNQLSNQHFPNTTDFPTRLTHASTNFPTNISPTLQAAPPDSPMPQPTFQPTFPQHYRIPHPSHPSLNRLSNQHFSDTADCPTRLTLASTNFPTNISPTLQTAPPDSPMPQSTFQPTFPQHYRLPHPSHPSLNRLSNQHFSNTADFPTRLTHASTNFPTNISPTLQTSPPDSPMPQPTFQPTFPQHYRLPSPVHPCLIRLSNQHFPNTTDCPTRLPHMSNNFCTPYFPRIRQLPSTRHFPNARLSPSDISPTTNRLRHSTPIYFKIH